The following proteins come from a genomic window of Micromonospora zamorensis:
- a CDS encoding carbonic anhydrase, producing the protein MSHSGTPGGQPGPQRTADRAPALSEPARAYAELVAGNRRFVGGAPRHPNQDAGHRAAVADGQHPFAVIVGCSDSRLAAEIIFDRGLGDLFVVRTAGHTAGPEVLGSVEYAVTVLGTPLVVVLGHDSCGAVQAAREVATTGTQPQGHLRAVVDAVLPSLRRAETEGVQDIDGIVDIHIAQTVETLLGQSPVLADEVAQGRCAVVGVSYRLAAGAVRPVAAVPAGFATLGEEAGPLDPAAPAAA; encoded by the coding sequence ATGAGTCATTCCGGAACGCCCGGCGGACAGCCGGGCCCGCAGCGGACCGCCGACCGCGCCCCGGCGCTGAGCGAGCCGGCCCGCGCGTACGCCGAGTTGGTCGCCGGCAACCGGCGCTTCGTCGGCGGCGCCCCCCGCCACCCCAACCAGGACGCCGGGCACCGGGCCGCCGTGGCCGACGGGCAGCACCCGTTCGCGGTGATCGTCGGCTGCTCCGACTCCCGCCTGGCCGCTGAGATCATCTTCGACCGCGGGCTGGGCGACCTGTTCGTGGTCCGCACCGCCGGCCACACCGCCGGCCCCGAGGTGCTCGGCAGCGTGGAGTACGCGGTGACAGTGCTGGGCACCCCGCTGGTGGTGGTGCTCGGGCACGACTCGTGCGGTGCGGTGCAGGCGGCCCGGGAGGTCGCCACGACCGGCACCCAACCTCAGGGGCACCTGCGGGCGGTGGTCGACGCGGTGCTGCCCAGCCTGCGCCGGGCCGAGACCGAGGGTGTGCAGGACATCGACGGCATCGTCGACATCCACATCGCACAGACCGTCGAGACGCTGCTCGGGCAGTCGCCGGTGCTGGCCGACGAGGTGGCGCAGGGGCGGTGCGCGGTGGTCGGTGTGTCGTACCGGCTCGCCGCCGGAGCGGTCCGCCCGGTGGCCGCCGTGCCGGCCGGCTTCGCGACGCTCGGCGAGGAGGCCGGGCCCCTCGACCCGGCCGCGCCCGCCGCCGCCTGA
- a CDS encoding coiled-coil domain-containing protein, with protein MTAPLRRWLTPVVAVIAALTVLAGPLPAHAAPTTPTPSGHEEDGEPQLLTDVIEQANRDYSAAKSQLDKSKKRQLELALEVDRAKADLDALTPQVGLIAAQSYRTGRIGALAMLLESKAPDAFVQRAAVLDEMNMVNEKKLAEVNTAKARAEQAKLALDAEVREQQKQTALMAKRKSEADKALSLVGGKGFTGGLVDATSKVAKIGPGRTADGDWKPQSCSENDPTTSGCVTPRTLHAYKEVKAAGYNRFVGCYRSGGPWEHPKGRACDWSLQKSGFAPWHNDDTRRYGNNVAAFLIRNADRLGIYYVIWNRQIWFPATGWSSYSGPSNHTDHVHMSLL; from the coding sequence GTGACGGCACCCCTACGCCGCTGGTTGACACCCGTGGTGGCCGTGATCGCCGCATTGACCGTGCTCGCCGGGCCCCTCCCGGCCCACGCCGCCCCGACGACCCCCACACCGTCCGGGCACGAGGAGGACGGCGAGCCGCAGCTGCTCACCGACGTCATCGAGCAGGCCAACCGCGACTACTCCGCCGCCAAGTCCCAACTGGACAAATCCAAGAAGCGGCAGTTGGAGCTGGCCCTGGAGGTCGACCGGGCAAAGGCCGACCTGGACGCGTTGACCCCACAGGTCGGGCTGATCGCCGCCCAGTCGTACCGGACCGGCCGGATCGGCGCGCTCGCGATGCTGCTGGAGAGCAAGGCTCCCGACGCCTTCGTCCAGCGCGCCGCGGTGCTCGACGAGATGAACATGGTCAATGAGAAGAAGCTCGCCGAGGTCAACACGGCGAAGGCCCGCGCCGAGCAGGCCAAGCTGGCCCTCGACGCGGAGGTCCGCGAGCAGCAGAAGCAGACCGCCCTGATGGCGAAGCGGAAGAGCGAGGCGGACAAGGCGCTCTCCCTCGTTGGCGGCAAGGGCTTCACCGGCGGCCTGGTGGACGCCACCTCGAAGGTGGCCAAGATCGGGCCGGGTCGCACCGCCGACGGTGACTGGAAGCCGCAGTCGTGCAGCGAGAATGACCCGACCACGTCCGGTTGCGTCACGCCCCGCACGCTGCACGCGTACAAGGAGGTCAAGGCGGCCGGCTACAACCGGTTCGTCGGCTGCTACCGATCCGGTGGGCCGTGGGAGCACCCGAAGGGCCGTGCCTGCGACTGGTCGCTGCAGAAGAGCGGCTTCGCCCCGTGGCACAACGATGACACCCGGAGGTACGGCAACAACGTCGCCGCCTTCCTCATCCGTAACGCCGACCGGCTGGGCATCTACTACGTGATCTGGAACCGGCAGATCTGGTTCCCGGCGACCGGCTGGAGTTCGTACAGCGGGCCGTCGAACCACACCGACCACGTCCACATGTCGCTGCTCTGA
- a CDS encoding YibE/F family protein, giving the protein MGSDHTRPAPSAPPRVRRILIMTVVPLFVATVLAALLLWPRGGAPETDGGADVPRFPGTVTRVVTEPCPPTPSSPEGTPRVGGGPCGTVDVRVDDGPSAGQQVQTPVPDGPGAPRVAVGDEVILVELTDPTDPSTSNWNISEHQRGTPMLWLAVVFAAAIVAFGRWRGLAALAGLAASFAILLTFVLPGIGAGRSPLLVAVVGAALIMFVVLYLTHGVTAQTSVAVLGTLGSLVLTGVLATIATAATHLTGFGSEDATTLSMFQGDVDLHGLLLAGIIIGSLGVLDDVTVTQAATVTELAHANPGLTRLQLYRAATRVGRAHIASTVNTIVLAYAGASLPLLLLLTADARPIGQILTSEFLAQEIVRSAVATLGLIAAVPLTTGLAAVVTAAGRTDATPSTDASAPRPQPDRAEALAALISPRAGRSDEPEPTRTPPPSTATDGWPEPNRSTDTAW; this is encoded by the coding sequence TTGGGTTCCGACCACACCCGCCCCGCTCCGTCCGCCCCGCCCCGGGTCCGGCGGATCCTCATCATGACGGTAGTGCCCCTCTTCGTCGCCACCGTGCTCGCAGCACTGCTGCTCTGGCCGCGCGGTGGGGCACCGGAGACCGACGGCGGGGCGGATGTGCCGCGCTTCCCCGGCACGGTGACCCGGGTGGTGACCGAACCATGCCCGCCGACGCCGTCGAGCCCGGAGGGCACACCACGCGTCGGCGGCGGGCCGTGCGGCACTGTCGACGTCCGGGTGGACGACGGGCCGTCCGCCGGCCAGCAGGTGCAGACACCCGTGCCCGACGGGCCGGGCGCACCCCGGGTCGCGGTCGGCGACGAGGTCATCCTGGTCGAGCTGACCGATCCCACCGATCCCAGCACCAGCAACTGGAACATCTCCGAGCACCAGCGTGGCACCCCGATGCTGTGGTTGGCGGTGGTCTTCGCCGCGGCGATCGTCGCGTTCGGTAGGTGGCGGGGCCTGGCCGCGCTCGCCGGGTTGGCGGCCAGCTTCGCCATCCTGCTCACCTTCGTGCTGCCGGGCATCGGCGCCGGCAGGTCACCTCTGCTGGTGGCGGTGGTCGGCGCAGCCCTGATCATGTTCGTGGTGCTCTACCTGACGCACGGGGTCACCGCACAGACCTCGGTCGCGGTGCTCGGCACCCTGGGCAGCCTGGTGCTGACCGGCGTGCTCGCCACCATCGCCACGGCGGCAACCCACCTCACCGGCTTCGGCAGCGAGGACGCCACCACGCTGTCGATGTTCCAGGGCGACGTGGACCTGCACGGTCTGCTGCTCGCCGGGATCATCATCGGCTCGCTCGGGGTGCTCGACGACGTGACGGTCACCCAGGCGGCCACCGTCACCGAGCTGGCGCACGCCAACCCCGGCCTGACCCGGTTGCAGCTCTACCGGGCCGCGACCCGGGTCGGCCGCGCGCACATCGCCTCCACTGTCAACACCATCGTGCTGGCGTACGCGGGCGCGTCGCTGCCCCTGCTGCTCCTGCTCACCGCCGACGCACGGCCGATCGGGCAGATCCTCACCAGCGAGTTCCTCGCGCAGGAGATCGTCCGCAGCGCGGTCGCCACCCTCGGCCTGATCGCCGCCGTGCCACTGACCACCGGGCTGGCCGCAGTGGTGACCGCAGCCGGGCGCACGGACGCCACACCGTCCACCGACGCTTCCGCCCCGCGACCTCAGCCGGACCGGGCGGAGGCACTGGCCGCACTCATCTCACCGCGAGCGGGTCGCTCCGACGAGCCGGAACCGACGCGGACCCCACCCCCATCCACCGCCACCGACGGGTGGCCGGAGCCGAACAGGAGCACGGATACGGCATGGTGA
- a CDS encoding heavy metal translocating P-type ATPase gives MPAQSPPDPGYERHATPATPPERAGHDKHAGHDKHAGHDKHAGHDKHAGHDKHAGHDPAMFRRRFWVCLALTIPVVLASHLVWDQLGLSWDVPGRSWVGPVLGSAVFWWGGWPFLVGAVREVRDRAPGMMLLVAMAITVAYTASLATSVGVFDLDFWWELAALVTIMLLGHWQEMKAIGQARGALVALAALLPDEAERVAADGRVEAVPVTGLRVGDVVLVRPGGRVPADGRIIDGGAELDESMITGESRPVARSTGDRVVAGTLATDSAIRVGVEALGEQTALAGIQRMVAQAQASGGRTQLLADRFAAALFYVATGTAGLTVLVWTALGQPDEAVVRAVTVLVIACPHALGLAIPLVVALSTALAARSGILVKDRLALERMRTVGAVLFDKTGTLTRGEHAVTDVVTVPGIGRDEVLRIAAGVESDSEHPLARAIVAAAGHAGPAPAAGFRSLPGRGVQATIDGTEYAVGGPALLRELGLSLPTELVTANERWSARGAAVLHLVRLPDAVLGAFVLTDEVRPEARRAVDELRAEGVRTIAMITGDARPVAEAVAAEVGFRPGVDEVFAEVLPGEKDDRVAELQRRGLVVAMVGDGVNDAPALARADVGIAIGAGTDVAIESAGVVLASSDPRGVAAVVRLSRGSYRKMRQNLAWAAGYNVVALPLAAGVLAWAGVALSPAVAAVLMSASTIVVALNAQLLRRVRLDPAPD, from the coding sequence ATGCCCGCTCAATCACCGCCCGATCCCGGCTATGAGCGGCACGCCACCCCGGCCACGCCCCCGGAGAGAGCCGGGCACGACAAGCACGCCGGGCACGACAAGCACGCCGGGCACGACAAGCACGCCGGGCACGACAAGCACGCCGGGCACGACAAGCACGCCGGGCACGATCCGGCGATGTTCCGTCGTCGCTTCTGGGTCTGCCTTGCGCTCACCATCCCGGTGGTCCTGGCCAGCCACCTGGTCTGGGACCAGCTGGGTCTGAGCTGGGACGTTCCCGGCCGTTCCTGGGTGGGTCCGGTGCTCGGCTCGGCGGTGTTCTGGTGGGGCGGCTGGCCGTTCCTGGTCGGTGCGGTCCGGGAGGTGCGGGACCGGGCGCCCGGGATGATGCTGCTGGTCGCGATGGCGATCACCGTGGCGTACACCGCGTCCCTGGCGACCAGCGTGGGCGTCTTCGACCTGGACTTCTGGTGGGAGTTGGCCGCGCTGGTCACCATCATGCTGCTCGGGCACTGGCAGGAGATGAAGGCCATCGGGCAGGCCCGGGGAGCGCTCGTGGCGCTGGCCGCGCTGCTACCGGACGAGGCCGAGCGGGTGGCGGCGGATGGCCGGGTCGAGGCGGTGCCGGTGACCGGTCTGCGGGTCGGTGACGTGGTGCTGGTCCGCCCGGGCGGGCGGGTGCCGGCCGACGGGCGGATCATCGATGGCGGCGCCGAGCTGGATGAATCGATGATCACCGGGGAGTCGCGGCCGGTCGCCCGGTCGACGGGTGATCGGGTGGTGGCCGGCACCCTCGCCACCGACTCGGCGATCCGGGTCGGTGTGGAGGCGCTGGGTGAGCAGACCGCACTCGCCGGCATCCAGCGCATGGTCGCGCAGGCCCAGGCCTCCGGTGGGCGGACCCAACTGCTGGCCGACCGTTTCGCCGCGGCGCTGTTCTACGTGGCCACCGGCACCGCCGGGCTGACCGTGCTGGTCTGGACCGCGCTCGGTCAGCCCGACGAGGCGGTGGTCCGCGCGGTCACCGTCCTGGTGATCGCCTGCCCGCACGCGCTGGGTCTGGCCATCCCCCTGGTCGTCGCGCTCTCCACCGCGTTGGCCGCGCGGTCCGGAATCCTGGTCAAGGACCGGTTGGCGTTGGAGCGGATGCGGACGGTCGGCGCGGTTCTCTTCGACAAGACCGGCACGCTGACCCGGGGCGAGCACGCGGTCACCGACGTGGTGACGGTGCCGGGCATCGGGCGGGACGAGGTGCTGCGGATCGCGGCGGGTGTCGAGTCGGACAGCGAACATCCGTTGGCCCGGGCGATCGTGGCAGCGGCCGGACACGCAGGCCCGGCCCCGGCCGCCGGGTTCCGCTCGCTGCCGGGCCGCGGTGTGCAGGCGACGATCGACGGTACGGAGTACGCGGTGGGCGGGCCGGCGCTGCTGCGGGAACTGGGCCTGTCGCTCCCGACGGAGCTGGTGACGGCGAACGAGCGGTGGTCGGCGCGGGGTGCGGCGGTGCTGCATCTGGTGCGGCTGCCGGACGCCGTGCTCGGCGCGTTCGTGTTGACCGACGAGGTGCGTCCGGAGGCCCGGCGGGCCGTCGACGAGCTGCGTGCCGAGGGCGTCCGAACCATCGCCATGATCACGGGTGACGCCCGCCCGGTCGCCGAGGCGGTCGCGGCCGAGGTCGGTTTCCGGCCCGGTGTCGACGAGGTCTTCGCCGAGGTGCTGCCGGGGGAGAAGGACGACCGGGTGGCGGAGCTTCAGCGGCGAGGGTTGGTCGTGGCGATGGTCGGTGACGGGGTGAACGACGCTCCGGCGTTGGCCCGAGCGGACGTCGGTATCGCGATCGGCGCGGGCACCGATGTGGCGATCGAGTCCGCCGGGGTGGTGCTGGCGTCCTCGGACCCGCGCGGGGTGGCTGCCGTGGTTCGGTTGTCCCGGGGCTCGTACCGGAAGATGCGACAGAACCTGGCCTGGGCGGCGGGCTACAACGTGGTGGCGCTGCCGCTGGCGGCGGGTGTGCTGGCCTGGGCCGGCGTGGCGTTGAGCCCGGCGGTGGCAGCAGTGCTGATGTCCGCGTCCACCATCGTGGTGGCGCTCAACGCGCAGTTGCTGCGCCGCGTCCGTCTCGACCCGGCGCCGGACTGA
- a CDS encoding metal-sensitive transcriptional regulator, whose translation MTAPTPIRGYTASKDQLLTRLRRVEGQVRGIEKMVDDDRYCIDVLTQISAIQAALDKVALGLLDGHARHCMHEGAAEGRADEMATEMMAAVGRLMKRG comes from the coding sequence ATGACCGCACCCACCCCGATCCGCGGGTACACCGCCAGCAAGGACCAGCTGCTCACGCGGCTCCGCCGCGTCGAGGGGCAGGTCCGCGGCATCGAGAAGATGGTCGACGACGACCGCTACTGCATCGACGTGCTCACCCAGATCTCCGCCATCCAGGCCGCACTCGACAAGGTGGCGCTGGGGCTGCTCGACGGGCATGCCCGGCACTGCATGCACGAGGGGGCGGCCGAGGGCCGGGCCGACGAGATGGCCACCGAGATGATGGCGGCGGTCGGCCGGCTGATGAAGCGCGGCTGA
- a CDS encoding heavy-metal-associated domain-containing protein, with protein sequence MVNTTYQVQGMTCGHCVSAVSAEVGAIPGVQDVQVDLAAGRVTVSSDQPLDPAVVRAAVDEAGYDLVDA encoded by the coding sequence ATGGTCAACACGACGTACCAGGTGCAGGGCATGACCTGTGGGCACTGCGTCAGCGCGGTGAGCGCCGAGGTCGGCGCGATCCCGGGCGTGCAGGACGTCCAGGTCGACCTCGCGGCCGGCCGGGTCACCGTCAGCAGCGACCAGCCCCTCGACCCGGCAGTTGTCCGGGCTGCCGTCGACGAGGCCGGCTACGACCTCGTCGACGCGTGA
- a CDS encoding heavy metal translocating P-type ATPase: MTTTSSRPLPEAPNRIELAIGGMTCAACAARIEKKLNRMDGVSATVNYATEKATVRYADAVTPDDLIETVQKTGYTAALPSAPTEEQSVDPLKGPRTRLWVSVALSVPVVLLAMVPAWQFDYWQWLSLTLAAPVVVWGGLPFHRAAWTNLRHGAATMDTLVSLGTLAAFGWSLWALFLGDAGMPGMTHPFRFDITRTDGAGNIYLEAAAGVTVFILAGRYFEARSKRTAGAALRALLELGAREVAVLRDGVETLIPVDRLVVGDRFVVRPGEKIATDGVVDEGTSAVDASMLTGESVPVEVGPGDGVVGATINAGGRLVVTATRVGADTQLARMADLVEQAQSGKAAVQRLADRISGVFVPIVITLTVGTLGWWLGTGAGPTAAFTAAVAVLIIACPCALGLATPTALLVGTGRGAQLGVLIKGPEVLESTRRVDTVVLDKTGTVTTGRMTLVDVVPASGEDRAELLRLAGAVEAASEHPIARAVAAGAAEAGALPSVTGFRNLEGLGVTGTVDGTVVLVGRARLLREHDIDVPPEVEWAVRDAEAAGRTAIVAGWDGQARGVLAVADVVRPTSRAAVARLRALGLTPVLLTGDNTTVARAVAAEVGIDEVIAEVLPAGKVDVVKRLQAEGRSVAMVGDGVNDAPALAQADLGLAMGTGTDVAIEASDLTLVRGDLDAAVDAIRLSRRTLGIIRGNLFWAFGYNVAALPLAAAGLLNPMIAGATMALSSVFVVANSLRLRRFRSATADRGL, encoded by the coding sequence ATGACCACCACCAGCAGCAGACCACTGCCCGAGGCGCCGAACCGGATCGAGTTGGCGATCGGCGGGATGACGTGCGCAGCCTGCGCCGCCCGGATCGAGAAGAAGCTCAACCGGATGGACGGCGTGAGTGCCACAGTCAACTACGCCACCGAGAAGGCGACCGTCCGGTACGCCGACGCCGTCACACCGGACGACCTGATCGAGACCGTGCAGAAGACCGGCTACACGGCCGCACTGCCCAGCGCGCCGACCGAAGAGCAGTCGGTGGACCCGCTGAAGGGCCCGCGTACCCGGCTCTGGGTGTCGGTGGCGCTGAGCGTGCCGGTGGTCCTGCTGGCGATGGTCCCGGCCTGGCAGTTCGACTACTGGCAGTGGCTGTCGTTGACCCTGGCCGCCCCGGTGGTGGTCTGGGGTGGGCTGCCGTTCCACCGGGCCGCCTGGACCAATCTGCGGCACGGCGCCGCGACCATGGACACGCTGGTGTCGCTTGGCACCCTGGCGGCGTTCGGCTGGTCGCTCTGGGCGCTCTTCCTCGGCGACGCCGGGATGCCGGGGATGACGCACCCGTTCCGCTTCGACATCACCCGCACCGACGGTGCCGGCAACATCTACCTGGAGGCGGCCGCCGGGGTGACGGTGTTCATCCTGGCCGGTCGCTATTTCGAGGCCCGTTCCAAGCGGACCGCCGGTGCCGCCCTGCGCGCCCTGCTCGAACTCGGGGCCAGGGAGGTGGCGGTGCTGCGGGACGGGGTGGAGACCCTGATTCCGGTGGACCGGCTCGTCGTCGGTGACCGGTTCGTGGTCCGTCCCGGGGAGAAGATCGCCACCGACGGGGTGGTCGACGAGGGCACCTCCGCCGTGGACGCCAGCATGCTCACCGGTGAGTCGGTGCCGGTCGAGGTCGGCCCCGGCGACGGCGTGGTCGGCGCCACCATCAACGCGGGCGGCCGACTGGTGGTCACCGCGACCCGGGTCGGCGCGGACACCCAGCTCGCCCGGATGGCCGATCTGGTCGAGCAGGCGCAGAGCGGCAAGGCGGCCGTGCAGCGGCTGGCGGACCGGATCTCCGGCGTCTTCGTGCCGATCGTCATCACGCTGACCGTCGGCACCCTCGGCTGGTGGCTCGGCACCGGAGCTGGCCCGACCGCCGCGTTCACGGCCGCCGTGGCCGTCCTGATCATCGCCTGCCCGTGCGCGCTGGGCCTGGCCACGCCGACCGCGCTGTTGGTCGGCACCGGTCGGGGCGCGCAGCTCGGTGTGCTCATCAAGGGGCCGGAGGTCCTGGAGTCGACCCGCCGGGTGGACACCGTGGTGCTGGACAAGACGGGCACCGTCACGACCGGCCGGATGACGCTGGTGGACGTGGTGCCGGCGAGCGGGGAGGACCGGGCCGAGCTGCTCCGGCTCGCCGGCGCGGTGGAGGCCGCCTCCGAGCACCCGATCGCCCGTGCCGTCGCCGCGGGTGCCGCCGAGGCCGGCGCACTGCCTTCGGTGACCGGCTTCCGCAACCTCGAAGGGCTGGGCGTGACCGGCACTGTCGACGGAACTGTCGTGCTGGTCGGTCGGGCCCGCCTGCTGCGCGAGCACGACATCGACGTACCGCCGGAGGTCGAGTGGGCCGTGCGCGACGCGGAGGCCGCCGGCCGCACGGCGATCGTCGCCGGCTGGGACGGGCAGGCCCGGGGCGTGCTCGCGGTCGCCGACGTGGTGCGGCCGACCAGTCGGGCGGCGGTGGCCCGGTTGCGCGCGCTGGGGCTCACTCCGGTCCTGCTGACCGGGGACAACACCACAGTGGCCCGGGCGGTCGCCGCCGAGGTGGGCATCGACGAGGTGATCGCCGAGGTGCTGCCGGCCGGGAAGGTCGACGTGGTCAAGCGGCTCCAGGCCGAGGGGCGGTCGGTGGCGATGGTCGGCGACGGGGTCAACGACGCCCCGGCGCTGGCCCAGGCCGACCTCGGGCTGGCCATGGGCACCGGCACCGACGTGGCGATCGAGGCGTCCGACCTCACTCTCGTCCGGGGTGACCTGGACGCCGCTGTGGACGCCATCCGATTGTCCCGACGCACGCTCGGCATCATCCGGGGCAACCTGTTCTGGGCCTTCGGCTACAACGTGGCGGCCCTGCCGTTGGCCGCCGCCGGGCTGCTCAACCCGATGATCGCCGGTGCCACGATGGCGCTGTCCTCGGTCTTCGTAGTGGCCAACAGTCTGCGGCTGCGACGGTTTCGTTCGGCCACCGCCGATCGCGGACTGTGA
- a CDS encoding CsbD family protein — protein MGIDDKINNATEDATGKLKEGAGRATDDEQLEAEGRTDQSKAKLKQAGEKIKDAFKS, from the coding sequence ATGGGTATCGACGATAAGATCAACAACGCCACCGAGGACGCGACCGGCAAGCTGAAGGAAGGCGCCGGTCGGGCCACCGACGACGAGCAGCTCGAGGCCGAGGGTCGCACTGACCAGTCCAAGGCCAAGCTCAAGCAGGCCGGCGAGAAGATCAAGGACGCCTTCAAGAGCTGA
- a CDS encoding alpha/beta hydrolase: protein MLRVRKSAVGWAVALALTATGLTPASPAAARPQPGPTIDWRPCATDSDAECGTLSLPVDWNQPRGERFDLALARRAADKTTRKGALVFGPGGPGDSGVDRVVNGSSRFSADLRRRFDIVSFDPRGTGGSHPVICARDLLARQPQLIADQAQFDATVANNALLRADCRARTGALYDHVDTTSAARDLDAVRAALGERQLTFHGSSYGTLLGQRYAELYPNRVRAVVLEAAMDHSLGTRAFLDSQALTAENAFDEFVAWCDRSTACGLNGRDVRAIWAGLRARAESGTLTDPDRAGVVLTPFELARLTHKRFYDTWRWPGLADWLGRMDAAASPTTAPPADATTTVDAVAPYPFAVFCQDWSLPVRDYREYDAHVRRAALLAPDLRYPPALFALVTCLGTPSPVANPQHRLRVRTDVPLLIAATVHDPASGYDWARTVARQLSRHGALLTYQGWGHGSYSSSPCVQRAVDAYLIDQVVPARGASCPAVDPDV from the coding sequence ATGCTGCGCGTACGCAAATCCGCCGTGGGCTGGGCGGTCGCCCTGGCTCTCACGGCCACCGGCCTGACCCCGGCGAGCCCCGCCGCCGCTCGACCACAGCCCGGTCCGACGATCGACTGGCGGCCCTGCGCCACCGACTCGGATGCCGAGTGCGGCACCCTGTCGCTGCCGGTCGACTGGAACCAGCCCCGAGGTGAGCGCTTCGACCTGGCGTTGGCTCGCCGGGCCGCCGACAAGACCACCCGCAAGGGTGCGCTGGTCTTCGGCCCGGGTGGGCCGGGCGACAGCGGGGTCGACCGGGTGGTGAACGGCAGCTCCCGGTTCAGTGCCGACCTGCGCCGCCGGTTCGACATCGTCAGCTTCGACCCACGCGGCACCGGCGGCAGCCACCCGGTGATCTGCGCACGGGACCTGCTCGCCCGGCAGCCGCAGCTGATCGCCGACCAGGCCCAGTTCGACGCGACAGTGGCCAACAACGCGCTGCTGCGCGCCGACTGCCGGGCCCGCACCGGGGCGCTCTACGACCACGTCGACACGACCAGCGCCGCCCGGGACCTGGACGCGGTCCGCGCCGCGCTCGGCGAGCGTCAGCTGACCTTCCACGGCAGCTCGTACGGCACGCTGCTCGGGCAGCGGTACGCGGAGCTGTACCCGAACCGGGTCCGGGCCGTCGTGCTGGAGGCCGCGATGGACCACAGCCTCGGCACCCGCGCCTTCCTCGACAGCCAGGCGCTCACCGCGGAGAACGCGTTCGACGAGTTCGTCGCCTGGTGTGACCGGTCCACCGCCTGCGGGCTCAACGGACGGGACGTACGGGCGATCTGGGCCGGGCTGCGCGCCCGGGCCGAGAGCGGCACGCTGACCGACCCGGACCGGGCCGGCGTGGTGCTGACCCCGTTCGAGTTGGCCCGGCTCACCCACAAGAGGTTCTACGACACGTGGCGGTGGCCAGGGCTGGCCGACTGGCTCGGCAGGATGGACGCGGCCGCCTCGCCGACCACCGCGCCCCCGGCCGACGCCACGACGACGGTCGACGCCGTCGCGCCGTACCCCTTCGCGGTCTTCTGCCAGGACTGGAGCCTGCCCGTCCGCGACTACCGGGAGTACGACGCACACGTGCGCCGGGCGGCCCTGCTCGCACCGGACCTGCGGTATCCGCCGGCCCTGTTCGCGCTCGTCACCTGCCTGGGCACTCCGTCGCCGGTCGCCAACCCGCAGCACCGACTGCGGGTCCGCACCGACGTGCCACTGCTGATCGCCGCCACGGTGCACGACCCGGCGAGCGGGTACGACTGGGCCCGCACTGTGGCCCGGCAGTTGAGCAGGCACGGCGCTCTGCTCACCTACCAGGGGTGGGGGCACGGCAGTTACAGCAGCAGCCCGTGCGTGCAACGAGCCGTCGACGCCTACCTGATCGATCAGGTGGTGCCCGCCCGTGGTGCCAGCTGCCCGGCCGTCGACCCCGACGTGTGA
- a CDS encoding class I SAM-dependent methyltransferase, giving the protein MTEQHEFDKGYWDRHWHQVNHDHPDAVGAAPPHPYLARETAGLTPGTVLDAGCGTGTEAIWLASHGWQVTAVDIASAALALAAGRAADAGVPERVRWVEADLTTWEPGTQFDLVTTHYAHPAMPHLAFYDRIAGWVAPGGSLLIVGHLHTSEATGHGHHPPEEASVTLADITAGLDSATWEMVTAEEHRRSMPGREVPLHDVVVRATRRR; this is encoded by the coding sequence ATGACCGAGCAGCACGAGTTCGACAAGGGCTACTGGGATCGGCACTGGCACCAGGTAAACCATGATCATCCGGATGCCGTCGGCGCGGCTCCCCCGCACCCGTACCTGGCCCGTGAGACCGCCGGCCTGACGCCCGGCACGGTGTTGGACGCCGGCTGCGGCACCGGCACGGAGGCGATCTGGCTCGCTTCGCACGGCTGGCAGGTCACCGCTGTCGACATCGCATCCGCCGCCCTCGCTCTCGCCGCCGGACGCGCGGCGGACGCCGGGGTGCCCGAGCGCGTGCGGTGGGTGGAGGCGGACCTGACGACCTGGGAGCCGGGGACGCAGTTCGATCTGGTGACGACGCACTACGCGCACCCGGCGATGCCGCACCTGGCCTTCTACGACCGCATCGCCGGGTGGGTGGCGCCGGGTGGCAGCCTGCTGATCGTCGGGCACCTGCACACCTCGGAAGCCACCGGGCACGGCCACCACCCACCCGAGGAGGCATCGGTCACCCTCGCGGACATCACCGCCGGCCTGGACAGCGCCACCTGGGAGATGGTCACCGCCGAGGAGCACCGCCGCTCGATGCCCGGCCGGGAAGTCCCGCTGCACGACGTGGTCGTCCGCGCCACCCGACGCCGCTGA